A single region of the Clostridia bacterium genome encodes:
- a CDS encoding ABC transporter permease has product MKRTKNKVFRPTAFAFPYLAVTLVFVIVPLVLVLVYAFRSSDGSFTFANFRAVFTEKENVMQLLQTVGIAALSTAICVLLAYPVAYILASKPFNKIAVLSLLFIIPMWINFVLRIFALKSLLEMLGVGKGFWAATIGIVYDFFPYMLLPIYTVLANMDKSYVEASTDLGAGSVRTFFKVTLPLSIPGVVSGVSMVFMPVFSSYAITKTMGDMNTTVIGAKIASLFSQRSYGVGSALSFVLLVIVLVVMIVTNVLTRRTAKAPKGGKAA; this is encoded by the coding sequence ATGAAGAGGACTAAGAACAAGGTTTTCCGCCCCACGGCGTTCGCGTTCCCCTATCTCGCGGTCACGTTGGTATTCGTCATCGTGCCGTTGGTGTTGGTGTTGGTCTACGCGTTCCGATCTTCGGACGGCAGTTTCACGTTCGCCAACTTCCGCGCCGTCTTCACCGAGAAGGAAAACGTTATGCAGCTTCTCCAGACGGTGGGCATCGCGGCGCTGTCCACGGCGATATGCGTCCTTTTGGCCTATCCTGTGGCGTACATATTGGCGTCCAAGCCCTTCAACAAGATCGCCGTCTTGTCCCTATTGTTCATCATTCCCATGTGGATCAACTTCGTTTTGCGTATCTTCGCGTTGAAGTCGCTGTTGGAGATGCTGGGCGTAGGCAAAGGCTTTTGGGCGGCCACCATCGGCATCGTGTACGATTTCTTCCCCTATATGCTCCTGCCCATCTACACGGTTTTGGCCAATATGGACAAGAGTTACGTCGAAGCGTCCACCGACTTAGGCGCGGGTAGCGTGCGCACCTTCTTTAAGGTCACCTTGCCCTTGTCCATACCGGGCGTGGTATCGGGCGTCAGCATGGTGTTCATGCCCGTATTCAGTTCCTACGCCATCACCAAGACCATGGGCGATATGAACACCACAGTCATCGGCGCCAAAATCGCCAGCCTGTTCTCACAGCGCTCCTACGGCGTAGGCTCGGCGCTGTCGTTCGTCCTGTTGGTCATCGTGCTGGTGGTGATGATTGTCACCAACGTCCTCACCCGCCGCACGGCCAAAGCGCCCAAAGGAGGTAAAGCCGCATGA
- a CDS encoding ABC transporter ATP-binding protein, which yields MAANDKTNEFEKIIELKNVSKSFDGKAVVKDLSLSIRRGQFVTLLGPSGCGKTTLLRMIAGFETPTSGEIYIGGVPMSAIPPHKRPVNTVFQKYALFPHLNVFKNIAFGLKLKRISDPSRPPKTRTVTKKVVENGVAQKVKVTETVPATRKYTKDEIAGKVNKALKLVGLEDYGHRDVNSLSGGQQQRVAIARALVCEPKVLLLDEPLGALDLKMRKEMQIELKKMHEELGITFIFVTHDQEEALTMSDVVVVMSDGVIQQVAQPKKIYDEPQNAFVADFIGESNILTGVMEKDFSIRFLGKTLPCVDKGFEKNERVDVIIRPEDIGIREGHGLGHFDGEILSVVFKGTYYELEVQAGEYEFTVQTQKEFAKGGYVSLTIEPDSIHIMKKAITINRFIGTVYDEETVCFAEGDWEIPTEGFEKGDEVVVYVPFNAVELTDDESDGVIGANVSQSVYKGTYYQVEVVTDEGEEFFVDTSDEWDMNDRVGIKVDPAKVTVEAYVPQEDSSDEED from the coding sequence ATGGCTGCCAATGACAAAACCAACGAGTTTGAAAAAATCATCGAACTGAAGAACGTTTCCAAGTCGTTCGACGGCAAAGCCGTGGTCAAAGACCTGTCTTTGTCCATTCGCCGCGGTCAATTCGTCACTCTTCTCGGGCCTTCGGGTTGCGGCAAGACCACGCTTCTCCGCATGATCGCCGGCTTCGAGACGCCCACTTCGGGCGAGATCTACATCGGCGGCGTGCCCATGTCGGCCATTCCCCCGCACAAGCGCCCCGTCAACACGGTGTTCCAGAAGTACGCCTTGTTCCCCCACCTCAACGTGTTCAAAAACATCGCGTTCGGTCTCAAACTCAAGCGCATTTCCGATCCCTCTCGGCCCCCCAAAACGCGCACCGTCACCAAGAAAGTGGTGGAGAACGGCGTCGCCCAAAAGGTCAAAGTCACCGAGACGGTGCCGGCCACGCGCAAGTACACCAAGGACGAGATCGCCGGCAAGGTCAACAAGGCGCTCAAATTGGTAGGCTTGGAAGACTACGGCCACCGCGACGTCAACTCCCTTTCGGGTGGACAGCAGCAGCGCGTCGCCATCGCCCGCGCCTTGGTATGCGAGCCCAAGGTGCTTTTGTTGGACGAGCCTTTGGGCGCGTTGGACCTCAAAATGCGCAAGGAGATGCAGATAGAACTCAAAAAGATGCACGAGGAGTTGGGCATCACCTTCATCTTCGTCACGCACGACCAAGAGGAGGCGCTCACGATGTCCGACGTGGTCGTCGTCATGTCGGACGGCGTCATTCAGCAGGTCGCCCAACCCAAAAAGATCTACGACGAGCCCCAAAACGCCTTTGTCGCCGACTTCATCGGGGAGAGCAACATTCTTACGGGCGTTATGGAGAAGGATTTTTCCATTCGCTTCCTCGGCAAGACGCTTCCTTGCGTGGACAAGGGCTTCGAGAAGAACGAGCGGGTGGACGTCATCATTCGTCCCGAGGATATCGGCATTCGCGAGGGGCACGGGCTCGGCCACTTCGACGGCGAGATTTTGTCCGTCGTTTTCAAGGGCACCTACTACGAGTTAGAGGTGCAGGCAGGCGAGTACGAGTTCACCGTCCAAACGCAAAAAGAGTTCGCAAAGGGGGGGTACGTATCCCTCACGATCGAGCCGGACAGCATTCACATTATGAAGAAAGCCATCACCATCAACCGCTTTATCGGCACCGTCTACGACGAGGAGACCGTGTGTTTTGCCGAGGGTGATTGGGAGATTCCCACCGAGGGCTTCGAGAAAGGCGACGAGGTCGTCGTCTACGTTCCCTTCAACGCGGTGGAGCTCACCGACGATGAGTCGGACGGCGTCATCGGCGCCAACGTCTCGCAGAGCGTGTACAAGGGCACCTACTATCAGGTCGAGGTCGTCACGGACGAGGGCGAGGAGTTCTTCGTCGACACGTCGGACGAGTGGGATATGAACGACCGCGTCGGCATCAAAGTAGATCCCGCCAAGGTCACGGTCGAGGCCTACGTCCCCCAAGAGGATAGCAGCGATGAAGAGGACTAA
- a CDS encoding helix-turn-helix domain-containing protein, which produces MDIGPKIREYRLQRGLTQEELASRCELTKGYISQLENDVSSPSIATLIDILNVLGVSLQQFFAEQKEEKVVFDKADFFESTNGDGAITWLIPNSQKNQMEPIILTLPVNGSSDVRYPFEGEEFGYVLDGKIMITVGDYTYKAKKGDAFYLSGDKAHRIVNVGAKDCKIIWVATPSNF; this is translated from the coding sequence ATGGATATCGGTCCCAAAATTCGCGAATACCGCTTACAGCGCGGGCTCACACAAGAGGAGCTGGCCTCTCGTTGCGAGTTGACCAAGGGCTACATTTCCCAGTTGGAGAATGACGTCAGCAGTCCCTCCATCGCCACCCTCATCGACATTCTCAACGTCCTTGGCGTCAGCCTTCAGCAGTTTTTCGCCGAGCAGAAAGAGGAGAAGGTGGTCTTCGACAAGGCCGACTTCTTCGAGTCCACCAACGGCGACGGCGCCATCACCTGGCTCATTCCCAACAGTCAAAAGAACCAGATGGAGCCCATCATTCTCACCTTGCCCGTCAACGGTTCCTCGGACGTTCGCTATCCCTTCGAGGGCGAGGAGTTCGGCTACGTTTTGGACGGCAAGATCATGATTACGGTAGGCGACTACACCTACAAGGCCAAGAAAGGGGACGCGTTCTACCTTTCGGGCGACAAGGCGCACCGCATCGTCAACGTGGGTGCCAAGGATTGCAAGATCATTTGGGTGGCTACGCCCAGCAATTTCTAA